A window of Halobellus sp. LT62 contains these coding sequences:
- a CDS encoding Lrp/AsnC family transcriptional regulator, producing the protein MAAVDLDDLDRYIVYALQKDARHTSSSDIADAKGVSASTVRNRISKLESAGIIRGTHVDVDYEEMGYQLYTIIFCTAPIPERERLAESALEVEGVISVREIMTGEENVHITAVGRDSDDLSRIGRELSSLGFEIVEEEIIRNEYTNPYSAFDTCLDEGDE; encoded by the coding sequence ATGGCCGCAGTCGACCTCGACGACCTCGATCGGTACATCGTCTACGCGCTCCAGAAAGACGCCAGACACACCTCAAGTAGCGACATCGCGGACGCGAAGGGCGTCTCGGCGAGCACCGTCAGAAACCGGATCTCGAAGCTGGAATCGGCGGGCATCATCCGCGGAACGCACGTCGACGTCGACTACGAGGAGATGGGGTATCAGCTCTACACGATCATCTTCTGTACGGCTCCCATCCCCGAGCGCGAACGACTCGCCGAGAGCGCGCTCGAAGTCGAGGGCGTGATCTCGGTTCGCGAGATCATGACCGGCGAGGAGAACGTCCACATCACGGCCGTCGGCCGCGACAGCGACGACCTGAGCCGGATCGGCAGAGAGCTCAGCTCTCTGGGGTTCGAGATCGTCGAAGAGGAGATCATCCGAAACGAGTACACGAACCCCTACAGCGCGTTCGACACCTGCCTCGACGAGGGCGACGAGTAA
- the coaBC gene encoding bifunctional phosphopantothenoylcysteine decarboxylase/phosphopantothenate--cysteine ligase CoaBC, protein MLDGVNVALGVSGSIAAVKVVELAHELRRQGAAVRGVMTESAQGIIHPWAVEFATENDVVTELTGRVEHVELCGREGWADVLLLAPATANTVGKIAGAVDDTPVTTCATTALGADLPVVVAPAMHEPMYDHPGVLDAIDRVESWGVDFVDPRIEEGKAKIATEEAIVTAVARATTEPTLAGRHVVVTAGSTAEAIDPIRILTNRASGKTGRAVARACHVRGADVTLVHDGGDVHYADSVTVESAAEMREAVLAALGGGAGDDGRNNDSGGDGDDSGEGADAAADALVSAAAISDYTVSAADEKLRSGESRTLELEPTPKLIDDVREAHPTLPIVGFKAETSGDDEAMIEAARGILSRSDLAFVVANDASVMGDDETWTLFVDSDDASEFSGTKTALGGEIAARLAAVLRD, encoded by the coding sequence ATGTTAGACGGGGTCAACGTCGCGCTCGGCGTCTCGGGCAGCATCGCGGCCGTGAAGGTCGTCGAGCTCGCCCACGAGCTGCGGCGGCAGGGTGCGGCAGTCCGCGGAGTGATGACCGAGAGCGCGCAGGGGATTATCCACCCGTGGGCCGTCGAGTTCGCGACCGAGAACGATGTCGTGACGGAACTGACCGGGCGCGTCGAACACGTCGAACTCTGCGGCCGCGAGGGGTGGGCCGACGTGCTGCTGCTCGCGCCCGCGACGGCGAACACGGTCGGCAAGATCGCCGGGGCCGTCGACGACACGCCCGTCACGACCTGCGCGACGACCGCGCTCGGCGCGGACCTCCCCGTCGTCGTCGCCCCCGCGATGCACGAGCCGATGTACGACCACCCGGGCGTCTTGGACGCGATCGACCGCGTCGAGTCGTGGGGAGTCGACTTCGTCGACCCGCGGATCGAGGAGGGAAAGGCGAAGATCGCGACCGAGGAGGCGATCGTGACGGCCGTCGCGCGGGCGACGACCGAGCCCACGCTCGCCGGTCGCCACGTCGTCGTGACCGCGGGATCGACCGCGGAGGCGATCGATCCCATTCGGATTCTCACGAACCGCGCCTCCGGGAAGACCGGCCGCGCGGTCGCCCGCGCCTGTCACGTCCGCGGTGCCGACGTCACGCTCGTTCACGACGGCGGCGACGTCCACTACGCCGACTCGGTGACCGTCGAGTCCGCCGCCGAGATGCGCGAGGCGGTGCTGGCGGCGCTCGGTGGCGGGGCCGGCGACGACGGCAGAAATAACGACAGCGGCGGGGATGGCGACGACAGCGGCGAGGGGGCAGACGCCGCGGCCGACGCGCTCGTCTCCGCGGCCGCGATCTCTGATTACACCGTCTCGGCGGCCGACGAGAAGCTCCGTTCCGGCGAGTCGCGCACGCTCGAACTCGAACCGACGCCGAAGCTTATCGACGACGTTCGCGAGGCACATCCGACGCTCCCAATCGTCGGCTTCAAGGCCGAGACCTCCGGCGACGACGAGGCGATGATCGAGGCGGCCCGCGGGATCTTATCGCGCTCCGATCTCGCGTTCGTCGTCGCCAACGACGCTTCGGTGATGGGCGACGACGAGACGTGGACCCTGTTCGTCGATAGCGACGACGCTTCGGAGTTCAGCGGCACGAAGACGGCGCTCGGCGGCGAGATCGCGGCGCGGCTCGCCGCGGTGCTCCGAGACTGA
- a CDS encoding HalOD1 output domain-containing protein, giving the protein MSAGSESQRISFHVAEAVAAAEGVSPMELTPLGEVVDTDAIEALFSNPTLTTLELRFEYEGYTVLIDEERTVTLLDE; this is encoded by the coding sequence ATGAGCGCCGGTTCGGAGTCACAACGGATCTCTTTCCACGTTGCGGAAGCCGTTGCGGCCGCAGAAGGCGTCTCCCCGATGGAGCTGACGCCGCTCGGAGAGGTCGTGGATACGGACGCCATCGAGGCGCTCTTCTCTAACCCGACGCTCACTACGCTCGAACTCCGCTTCGAGTACGAGGGATACACGGTTTTGATCGACGAGGAACGGACAGTCACCCTTCTCGACGAGTAG
- a CDS encoding FAD-dependent oxidoreductase, producing MVTQQTDGTADGVGDGDASPTSADVLVVGGGVAGLTAATFTARAGLDTIVVNLDESILARNAHLENVPGFPGGVNARQFLDLLAEQAEENGVERQSGRVTAVERVEGGFEVLASTVDSGSRTSDGHSDRYVADAVIAASWSDVSYLDGLGVETRDAGSKEYVVVDEVGRTNVEGVYAAGRVAEKYHQAVVAAGHGAEVGLTVVHDADVAYYHDWVTPEGYFTDRGREVPPGCEEIDAAERDRRHAASRKRMREAFSEPHPEPQRTHPSLVDDELGRLDE from the coding sequence ATGGTCACTCAGCAGACAGACGGTACGGCCGACGGCGTCGGCGACGGAGACGCCTCCCCGACGTCCGCGGACGTCCTCGTCGTCGGCGGGGGCGTCGCCGGACTGACGGCGGCGACGTTCACCGCCCGCGCCGGACTCGACACGATCGTTGTCAATCTCGACGAGAGCATCCTCGCACGAAACGCCCACTTGGAGAACGTCCCCGGATTCCCCGGTGGCGTCAACGCTCGACAGTTTTTGGACCTGCTCGCCGAACAGGCCGAGGAGAACGGCGTCGAGCGGCAGTCCGGACGCGTCACCGCGGTCGAACGAGTCGAGGGCGGGTTCGAGGTGTTGGCGAGTACCGTCGATAGCGGATCCAGAACGTCGGACGGCCACTCGGATCGGTACGTCGCCGACGCCGTCATCGCCGCGTCGTGGTCGGACGTTTCCTACCTAGATGGCCTCGGCGTCGAGACCCGCGACGCGGGCTCGAAGGAGTACGTCGTCGTCGACGAGGTCGGCCGGACGAACGTCGAGGGCGTCTACGCGGCCGGCCGCGTGGCCGAGAAGTACCATCAGGCGGTCGTCGCCGCGGGCCACGGCGCGGAGGTCGGCCTGACGGTCGTCCACGACGCCGACGTCGCGTACTACCACGACTGGGTGACGCCGGAGGGCTACTTCACCGACCGCGGCCGGGAGGTTCCGCCGGGCTGCGAGGAGATCGACGCGGCCGAACGCGATCGCCGTCACGCCGCCTCTCGAAAACGGATGCGCGAGGCGTTTTCCGAGCCGCATCCCGAGCCGCAGCGAACGCACCCCAGCCTCGTCGACGACGAGTTGGGACGGCTTGACGAGTAG